DNA sequence from the Simiduia curdlanivorans genome:
CATCAGGTCGTCCACCTGCTCGGAGTCAATGGTTTCATACTCCATCAGCGCATCTTTCATGGCCTCAAGAATATCGCGATTGGCGAGCAAGGTGTCCATGGCGGTTTTATAGCAATCGTCGCTAATGCGCTTAATTTCTTCATCGATAATTAAGGCCGTAGCGGGTGAGTAATTGTTTGAACCCGTGCCGGGGTAAGAACCCTCTTCAATACCGTATAACAAGGGGCCGAGCTTATCTGACAAGCCCCAACGCATCACCATGTTACGAGCGTAGTGACTGGCCATGCGGATATCGCTAGAAGCACCGGTAGACACTTGATCCGGGCCGCCAACAATTTCTTCCGCTGCGCGACCGCCATAGGCCATGGCAATGCGGCTTAATAAGTAGCGACGGCTGGAGCTGTTCTTATCTTCCTCGGGCAAAATCATGGTAACGCCAAGCGCATTGCCGCGGGGAATGATGGTGACCTTATGCACAGGATCGTGCTCGGGCATCAGGTAACCAATGATGGCGTGACCCGCTTCGTGGTAGGCCGTCATTAACTTATCTTTCTCCGACATCACCATGGACTTGCGCTCGGCACCCATGGTGATTTTATCGCGCGCCTTTTCAAACTCTTCCATGGTAACCACGCGCTTATTGGCGCGAGCGGCAAACAGCGCGGCCTCGTTAACTAAATTAGCGAGATCGGCACCAGAAAAACCTGGGGTACCACGGGCGATAATTAATGCTTCCACCTTTTCATCGAGCGGCACTTTGCGCATATGCACTTTAAGGATCTGCTCGCGACCGCGAATGTCAGGTAAACCGACAAACACTTGGCGATCGAAGCGACCGGGACGCAACAACGCTTTATCGAGTACATCGGAGCGGTTGGTCGCCGCCATCACGATGATGCCTTCATTACCTTCGAAGCCATCCATCTCCACCAACAGCTGGTTCAAGGTTTGCTCGCGCTCGTCGTGACCACCGCCATGGCCGCCGCCACGGTGACGACCCACAGCATCGATTTCATCGATAAATATAATACAGGGCGCCTGCTTTTTGGCTTGATCGAACATATCGCGCACGCGCGAGGCGCCAACACCGACGAACATTTCGACGAAATCGGAACCTGAAATAGAGAAGAAAGGTACCTTGGCTTCACCGGCAATGGCTTTGGCCAAGAGAGTTTTACCAGTACCCGGCGGGCCAGACATCAACACGCCGCGAGGGATTTGACCGCCTAGACGCTGGAAGCGGCTCGGGTCGCGCAAAAACTCAACCAGCTCTTGCACTTCCTCTTTGGCTTCATCGACACCAGCCACATCGGCAAAAGTGGTCTTGATCTGATCTTCACCCAGCAAACGCGCCTTGCTCTTGCCAAAGCTCATCGGGCCGCCCTTACCACCGGCGCCACCCTGCATTTGGCGCATGAAAAACATGAACACGGCAATAATTAACAGAATGGGGAAGCTGGCGAAAAACAGCTGCTGCCAAAAGCCAGCTTGCTCGGGCTTTTGGCCTTCAACCACAACATTATGGTTGAGCAGGTCATCCATCAACTTGCCGTCCATCAGCTGCGGGCGCACCGTCTCGAAGCGGGTGCCATCGGAGCGCGTACCCTGAATGATCAAGCCATCAATATTGACCTCTTTCACCCGGTCAGCTTGAACTTCCATGACGAAGTTCGAATAAGGAAGTGTTTCCTTGGCGCTGGGGCTATTAAAGTTCTGGAACACCGACAACAGCACCACGGCGATGATGAGCCACAGAACTAGATTTTTTGCCATATCATTCAAAGGGTTACCCTCACATCTTAAAGTCAGCCATGAACTTTGGCGCCGCTCACAACCCGGATACACAGTCTATTACCAGCATGATACAGGTTCAGATCACTGTAAATGCCGGTTTGTCGTAAATTTTGTGCTGTTTCACTTATATTGGGCTCGAATGGTCAATTGCAAGCACCCTTAACATTTAGCACGCCAAGCGAGGCCCGAAAAACCTAACCTGCTCACGCAGGAAGACGAGGCTGAATGCCAAGACATGCGTTACAATAGACCATTGCGCTTGGCGCCCCACGATTCATCGCTCCGTTAGTTCAGGAATTTTTATGCCCATTAGTTCAGACCGCAAGAAACAATTTCGCCAAATTGGCCACAATTTAAAACCTATTGTCATGGTAGCTGAAAAGGGCCTGAGCGAAGGTTTACTGGGCGAAATAGAGCGCGCACTCGAAGACCATGAACTGATTAAGGTAAAAATTGCCATCAACGATCGTGAATCGCGCAAACTCGCCATCGCCGAGCTGTGCAAATTAGCACGAGCGGAAGTGGTGCAAGAGATCGGCAAGGTCGCCCTGATCTTTCGCGCAGCGCGCGAGCCCAATCCAAAACTGTCCAATATCATGCGCTAACCTAGCGCCATGATAATCTTTGGCGCACAAAAAAGCCGGCACTGGTGCCGGCTTTTTTTGTGCGGGCCTTTTTAAAGGCGCCTACTTATAAACGTCTACCTATAAACGTCTACCTATAAACGTCTACCTATAAACATCTACCTATAAACATCTACCTATAAACGTCTAGTTATAGCCGCCTACTTACCGATAACGAAGCTTAGCAATAACGCACCGCATCAATCTCGTACTCCACTTCACCGGCAGGCGTGCGCACGAGCACCACATCACCGACTTCTTTTCCGATTAACGCGCGCGCAATCGGCGAAGAGACAGAAATCATATTGGCTTTCACATCGGCTTCATCATCGCCAACAATTTTATAGGTCTGCAGCTGATCGGTATCCAAATTGAGAATATCAACCGTTGAGCCAAAGATGACTTTATCGCCAGCCGGCATTTTTGAAATATCGATAATCTGGGCATTACCCAATTTACCTTCGATCTCCTGAATACGGCCCTCGCAAAAACCTTGTTGTTCACGCGCGGCATGGTAT
Encoded proteins:
- the ftsH gene encoding ATP-dependent zinc metalloprotease FtsH; its protein translation is MAKNLVLWLIIAVVLLSVFQNFNSPSAKETLPYSNFVMEVQADRVKEVNIDGLIIQGTRSDGTRFETVRPQLMDGKLMDDLLNHNVVVEGQKPEQAGFWQQLFFASFPILLIIAVFMFFMRQMQGGAGGKGGPMSFGKSKARLLGEDQIKTTFADVAGVDEAKEEVQELVEFLRDPSRFQRLGGQIPRGVLMSGPPGTGKTLLAKAIAGEAKVPFFSISGSDFVEMFVGVGASRVRDMFDQAKKQAPCIIFIDEIDAVGRHRGGGHGGGHDEREQTLNQLLVEMDGFEGNEGIIVMAATNRSDVLDKALLRPGRFDRQVFVGLPDIRGREQILKVHMRKVPLDEKVEALIIARGTPGFSGADLANLVNEAALFAARANKRVVTMEEFEKARDKITMGAERKSMVMSEKDKLMTAYHEAGHAIIGYLMPEHDPVHKVTIIPRGNALGVTMILPEEDKNSSSRRYLLSRIAMAYGGRAAEEIVGGPDQVSTGASSDIRMASHYARNMVMRWGLSDKLGPLLYGIEEGSYPGTGSNNYSPATALIIDEEIKRISDDCYKTAMDTLLANRDILEAMKDALMEYETIDSEQVDDLMQRRKVRPPKEWDDNDFIGRMKGGSGDKKDEGKPDSPIGGPAKEH
- the yhbY gene encoding ribosome assembly RNA-binding protein YhbY, coding for MPISSDRKKQFRQIGHNLKPIVMVAEKGLSEGLLGEIERALEDHELIKVKIAINDRESRKLAIAELCKLARAEVVQEIGKVALIFRAAREPNPKLSNIMR
- the greA gene encoding transcription elongation factor GreA; amino-acid sequence: MTKFPMTVEGAEKLRLELEQLKKVDRPRIVTAIAEAREHGDLKENAEYHAAREQQGFCEGRIQEIEGKLGNAQIIDISKMPAGDKVIFGSTVDILNLDTDQLQTYKIVGDDEADVKANMISVSSPIARALIGKEVGDVVLVRTPAGEVEYEIDAVRYC